One window of the Anomalospiza imberbis isolate Cuckoo-Finch-1a 21T00152 chromosome 12, ASM3175350v1, whole genome shotgun sequence genome contains the following:
- the SPG7 gene encoding mitochondrial inner membrane m-AAA protease component paraplegin isoform X2 — protein MALLLRMGLLRGRCAFWRPPAAAWARPRGSALGGVRGLQSFLAPTLSLPRQGLGRVLTKQHLIRDPVRLWNLLGSTSWFATSSSQGSSQKNGGFKKKSPQEEDEEEKRRRRENQMHLERLRALLVLTFVVLMLRFMIGENREGTNISWNYFVNEMLAKGEVQRIEVVPESDIVEIYLHPGGTPHGQVNQLKMARFTIVDGKSGKGIGFKDVAGMHEAKMEVKEFVDYLKNPDRYLQLGAKVPKGALLLGPPGCGKTLLAKAVATEAQVPFLAMAGSEFVEVIGGLGAARVRSLFREAQARAPCIVYIDEIDAVGKKRSTNVSGFANAEEEQTLNQLLVEMDGMGTTDHVIVLASTNRADVLDNALMRPGRLDRHIFIDLPTLQERKEIFEQHLKGLKLIQDGSFYSQHLAELTPGFSGADIANICNEAALHAAREGHKSIDTSNFEYAVERVIAGTAKRSKILSPEERKVVAFHESGHALVGWLLEHTEAVMKVSIAPRTNAALGFAQILPREQYLFTKEQLLERMCMALGGRVAEAITFNKVTTGAQDDLKKVTKIAYSMVKQYGMVPSIGQISFPDPESAPGIGRRPFSQGLLQMMDHEAKILVAQAYRRTEKLLLENRDKLQTLSSALLEKEVINYDDIEALIGPPPHGPKKMIAPQSWLEAERDKQDTREEETPPQPPNHEEEEEPRLRPV, from the exons ATGGCGCTGCTGCTGCGGATGGGGCTTCTCCGCGGCCGCTGCGCCTTCTGGcggccgcccgccgccgcctgggcccggccccgcggctctGCCCTCGGCGGGGTTCGCGGCCTGCAG AGCTTCCTGGCACCAACACTTTCCCTACCACGTCAAGGTCTCGGCAGAGTCCTGACAAAACAGCACCTGATCCGAGATCCAGTCAGACTTTGGAATCTTCTGG GTAGCACCTCCTGGTTTGCTACATCCAGCTCTCAGGGGAGTAGCCAGAAGAATGGAGGATTCAAGAAGAAATCTCCACAGGAGGAGGATG AGGAGGAGAAACGCAGGAGAAGGGAAAATCAGATGCACCTGGAACGTTTGCGGGCGCTGCTGGTCCTCACCTTCGTCGTGCTGATGCTTCGCTTCATGATCGGCGAGAACAGGGAAGGGACCAACATCTCCTGGAACTACTTTGTGAACGAGATGCTGGCCAAGGGCGAGGTGCAGAGGATCGAGGTGGTGCCTGAGAGTGACATCGTGGAGATTTATCTGCACCCGGGTGGAACTCCACATGGACAAGTT AACCAGCTGAAGATGGCTCGTTTCACCATTGTGGATGGGAAATCTGGAAAAGGGATTGGCTTCAAGGATGTAGCAGGAATGCATGAAGCAAAAATGGAAGTCAAGGAATTTGTGGACTATTTAAAG AATCCCGATCGCTACCTCCAGCTCGGGGCCAAAGTGCCCAAGGGTGCCTTGTTGCTGGGCCCACCGGGCTGTGGGAAGACTTTGCTGGCCAAGGCTGTGGCTACAGAGGCCCAGGTGCCATTTTTGGCCATGGCAGGCTCCGAGTTCGTGGAGGTGATTGGAG gCCTGGGAGCCGCTCGTGTCCGGAGCCTGTTCCGGGAAGCGCAGGCTCGCGCTCCCTGCATCGTCTACATCGATGAGATCGATGCCGTGGGCAAGAAGCGCTCCACCAACGTGTCTGGCTTTGCCAACGCTGAGGAGGAGCAGACCTTAAACCAGCTGCTGGTGGAAATGGATG GAATGGGGACCACGGATCACGTCATAGTGCTGGCTTCCACCAACCGCGCCGATGTCCTGGACAACGCCCTGATGAGACCTGGGAGGCTGGACAGGCACATCTTTATTGATCTCCCAACACTCCAG GAGAGAAAGGAGATCTTTGAGCAGCACCTGAAGGGGCTCAAGCTGATCCAGGACGGCAGTTTCTACTCGCAGCACCTGGCAGAGCTGACCCCAGGATTCAGTG GAGCTGACATAGCAAACATCTGCAATGAAGCTGCTCTTCACGCTGCCAGGGAAGGGCACAAATCCATCGATACCTCCAACTTCGAGTATGCCGTGGAGAGAGTCATTGCAG GCACTGCCAAAAGAAGTAAGATCTTGTCACCAGAAGAGAGGAAGGTGGTGGCGTTCCACGAATCCGGGCACGCGCTGGTTGGGTGGCTGCTGGAGCACACCGAGGCAGTCATGAAG GTGTCCATAGCCCCTCGGACGAACGCGGCACTGGGATTCGCACAGATCCTGCCCCGGGAGCAGTACCTGTTCaccaaggagcagctgctggagaggatGTGCATGGCCCTGGGGGGGAGAGTGGCCGAGGCCATCACCTTTAACAAGGTCACCACAG GAGCACAGGATGACCTGAAGAAGGTGACCAAGATTGCCTACTCCATGGTGAAGCAGTACGGGATGGTGCCCAGCATCGGGCAGATCTCCTTCCCAGACCCGGAGAGTGCCCCTGGCATCGGCCGGCGCCCCTTCAGCCAGGGCCTGCTGCAAATGATGGACCAC GAAGCCAAAATCCTGGTGGCTCAGGCTTACAGGCGCACAGAAAAGCTCTTGCTGGAGAACCGGGACAAGCTGCAAACA CTGTCCAGTGCCCTCCTGGAGAAAGAAGTGATCAATTACGATGACATTGAAGCGCTGATCGGGCCCCCGCCCCACGGGCCCAAGAAGATGATTGCTCCTCAGAGCTGGCTGGAGGCAGAGAGGGACAAGCAGGACACCAGGGAGGAGGAAACACCTCCCCAGCCACCAAAccacgaggaggaggaggaaccACGCCTGAGACCAGTGTGA
- the SPG7 gene encoding mitochondrial inner membrane m-AAA protease component paraplegin isoform X1, which yields MALLLRMGLLRGRCAFWRPPAAAWARPRGSALGGVRGLQSFLAPTLSLPRQGLGRVLTKQHLIRDPVRLWNLLGSTSWFATSSSQGSSQKNGGFKKKSPQEEDEEEKRRRRENQMHLERLRALLVLTFVVLMLRFMIGENREGTNISWNYFVNEMLAKGEVQRIEVVPESDIVEIYLHPGGTPHGQVNVTLLYTMRVANIDKFEEKLRAVEDELNIDEKERIPISYKHPGFYGNDVLSLIVTLVAVSMLWSIFRLFRVASRAGGFNAFNQLKMARFTIVDGKSGKGIGFKDVAGMHEAKMEVKEFVDYLKNPDRYLQLGAKVPKGALLLGPPGCGKTLLAKAVATEAQVPFLAMAGSEFVEVIGGLGAARVRSLFREAQARAPCIVYIDEIDAVGKKRSTNVSGFANAEEEQTLNQLLVEMDGMGTTDHVIVLASTNRADVLDNALMRPGRLDRHIFIDLPTLQERKEIFEQHLKGLKLIQDGSFYSQHLAELTPGFSGADIANICNEAALHAAREGHKSIDTSNFEYAVERVIAGTAKRSKILSPEERKVVAFHESGHALVGWLLEHTEAVMKVSIAPRTNAALGFAQILPREQYLFTKEQLLERMCMALGGRVAEAITFNKVTTGAQDDLKKVTKIAYSMVKQYGMVPSIGQISFPDPESAPGIGRRPFSQGLLQMMDHEAKILVAQAYRRTEKLLLENRDKLQTLSSALLEKEVINYDDIEALIGPPPHGPKKMIAPQSWLEAERDKQDTREEETPPQPPNHEEEEEPRLRPV from the exons ATGGCGCTGCTGCTGCGGATGGGGCTTCTCCGCGGCCGCTGCGCCTTCTGGcggccgcccgccgccgcctgggcccggccccgcggctctGCCCTCGGCGGGGTTCGCGGCCTGCAG AGCTTCCTGGCACCAACACTTTCCCTACCACGTCAAGGTCTCGGCAGAGTCCTGACAAAACAGCACCTGATCCGAGATCCAGTCAGACTTTGGAATCTTCTGG GTAGCACCTCCTGGTTTGCTACATCCAGCTCTCAGGGGAGTAGCCAGAAGAATGGAGGATTCAAGAAGAAATCTCCACAGGAGGAGGATG AGGAGGAGAAACGCAGGAGAAGGGAAAATCAGATGCACCTGGAACGTTTGCGGGCGCTGCTGGTCCTCACCTTCGTCGTGCTGATGCTTCGCTTCATGATCGGCGAGAACAGGGAAGGGACCAACATCTCCTGGAACTACTTTGTGAACGAGATGCTGGCCAAGGGCGAGGTGCAGAGGATCGAGGTGGTGCCTGAGAGTGACATCGTGGAGATTTATCTGCACCCGGGTGGAACTCCACATGGACAAGTT AACGTGACCCTGCTGTACACCATGCGCGTGGCAAACATCGACAAATTCGAAGAGAAGCTCAGAGCTGTGGAGGATGAACTGAATATTGATGAGAAAGAGAGAATCCCCATTTCCTACAAACACCCTGGCTTTTATGGAAA TGATGTCCTGTCCCTGATAGTGACACTGGTGGCCGTGTCCATGCTGTGGAGCATCTTCCGCCTCTTCAGGGTGgcgagcagggctggaggcttCAACGCCTTT AACCAGCTGAAGATGGCTCGTTTCACCATTGTGGATGGGAAATCTGGAAAAGGGATTGGCTTCAAGGATGTAGCAGGAATGCATGAAGCAAAAATGGAAGTCAAGGAATTTGTGGACTATTTAAAG AATCCCGATCGCTACCTCCAGCTCGGGGCCAAAGTGCCCAAGGGTGCCTTGTTGCTGGGCCCACCGGGCTGTGGGAAGACTTTGCTGGCCAAGGCTGTGGCTACAGAGGCCCAGGTGCCATTTTTGGCCATGGCAGGCTCCGAGTTCGTGGAGGTGATTGGAG gCCTGGGAGCCGCTCGTGTCCGGAGCCTGTTCCGGGAAGCGCAGGCTCGCGCTCCCTGCATCGTCTACATCGATGAGATCGATGCCGTGGGCAAGAAGCGCTCCACCAACGTGTCTGGCTTTGCCAACGCTGAGGAGGAGCAGACCTTAAACCAGCTGCTGGTGGAAATGGATG GAATGGGGACCACGGATCACGTCATAGTGCTGGCTTCCACCAACCGCGCCGATGTCCTGGACAACGCCCTGATGAGACCTGGGAGGCTGGACAGGCACATCTTTATTGATCTCCCAACACTCCAG GAGAGAAAGGAGATCTTTGAGCAGCACCTGAAGGGGCTCAAGCTGATCCAGGACGGCAGTTTCTACTCGCAGCACCTGGCAGAGCTGACCCCAGGATTCAGTG GAGCTGACATAGCAAACATCTGCAATGAAGCTGCTCTTCACGCTGCCAGGGAAGGGCACAAATCCATCGATACCTCCAACTTCGAGTATGCCGTGGAGAGAGTCATTGCAG GCACTGCCAAAAGAAGTAAGATCTTGTCACCAGAAGAGAGGAAGGTGGTGGCGTTCCACGAATCCGGGCACGCGCTGGTTGGGTGGCTGCTGGAGCACACCGAGGCAGTCATGAAG GTGTCCATAGCCCCTCGGACGAACGCGGCACTGGGATTCGCACAGATCCTGCCCCGGGAGCAGTACCTGTTCaccaaggagcagctgctggagaggatGTGCATGGCCCTGGGGGGGAGAGTGGCCGAGGCCATCACCTTTAACAAGGTCACCACAG GAGCACAGGATGACCTGAAGAAGGTGACCAAGATTGCCTACTCCATGGTGAAGCAGTACGGGATGGTGCCCAGCATCGGGCAGATCTCCTTCCCAGACCCGGAGAGTGCCCCTGGCATCGGCCGGCGCCCCTTCAGCCAGGGCCTGCTGCAAATGATGGACCAC GAAGCCAAAATCCTGGTGGCTCAGGCTTACAGGCGCACAGAAAAGCTCTTGCTGGAGAACCGGGACAAGCTGCAAACA CTGTCCAGTGCCCTCCTGGAGAAAGAAGTGATCAATTACGATGACATTGAAGCGCTGATCGGGCCCCCGCCCCACGGGCCCAAGAAGATGATTGCTCCTCAGAGCTGGCTGGAGGCAGAGAGGGACAAGCAGGACACCAGGGAGGAGGAAACACCTCCCCAGCCACCAAAccacgaggaggaggaggaaccACGCCTGAGACCAGTGTGA